Proteins encoded in a region of the Haloarcula sp. CBA1129 genome:
- a CDS encoding alpha/beta hydrolase translates to MTDRAPESVTVQRDIPFHEVDGETLTLDLYDSPATSGPKPVAVLVRGGAFTFGDKGEFARHALDLAADGFLVIEPQYRLAPEWTFPAALVDVKAAIEWARAEGESRGADTNRIVGVGHSAGANLVLLAALTADEPGFEPELYPGASSALSAAVGYAGIYDFHAFDTASGVPAGEGHRAYLGGGPDDEPAAYDLASPVAQVDIDAPPTLLLHGTEDNVVPPAQSELLADALGPMTDVIHETVPADHGFPFHGAHYDDVYERTVEFIGQAGVGGPDIADETGPVNDTGLPGGDLPGPSGDIDGPRPTDRGGPNSRNRRDDPEF, encoded by the coding sequence GTGACAGACCGCGCTCCCGAGTCGGTAACCGTCCAGCGCGATATCCCGTTCCACGAGGTGGACGGCGAGACGTTGACGCTCGACCTGTACGACTCGCCAGCGACCAGCGGCCCGAAACCGGTCGCCGTGCTCGTCCGCGGCGGCGCGTTCACGTTCGGCGACAAGGGCGAGTTCGCCCGGCACGCGCTCGACCTTGCAGCGGACGGCTTCCTCGTCATCGAACCCCAGTACCGTCTCGCGCCGGAGTGGACCTTTCCGGCGGCACTGGTGGACGTGAAGGCCGCTATCGAGTGGGCCCGAGCGGAGGGAGAAAGCCGCGGCGCGGACACCAATCGAATCGTCGGTGTCGGCCACTCGGCGGGTGCGAACCTCGTCCTCTTGGCTGCGCTGACGGCGGACGAGCCCGGGTTCGAACCCGAACTGTATCCCGGGGCGTCCTCGGCGCTGTCGGCCGCCGTCGGCTACGCCGGCATCTACGACTTCCACGCGTTCGACACCGCGAGCGGCGTTCCAGCCGGGGAGGGTCACCGCGCGTATCTCGGCGGCGGGCCCGACGACGAACCCGCGGCCTACGACCTCGCCTCCCCGGTCGCACAGGTGGACATCGATGCGCCGCCGACGCTGTTGCTCCACGGCACCGAGGACAACGTGGTTCCGCCAGCACAGTCGGAATTGCTGGCCGACGCGCTCGGACCCATGACTGACGTGATTCATGAGACGGTGCCCGCCGACCATGGGTTCCCGTTCCACGGAGCACACTACGACGACGTGTACGAGCGGACCGTCGAGTTCATCGGGCAAGCCGGCGTTGGCGGCCCGGATATCGCCGACGAGACTGGCCCAGTCAATGACACTGGCTTGCCCGGTGGCGACCTGCCGGGACCGTCCGGTGACATCGACGGCCCCCGTCCGACAGATCGCGGTGGGCCGAACAGCCGGAATCGCCGCGACGACCCGGAGTTCTGA
- a CDS encoding glutamate--tRNA ligase, which produces MDDELQDRITEAAETNALLNAVKHDSEAQVGAIMGPLMGENPEFREHGDEIPGVIAPVVERVNGMDAEERRERLAELAPDKLEELESEDEGEDHPLPDLPNADEYDTVRMRVAPNPNGPWHIGHARMAAVVGTYKERYDGEFICRFDDTDPETKRPDLDAYDGILDAIDYLGFEPDDVVKASDRVETYYEYARELIEKGGAYTCSCPQGEFSDMKNNGEACPHREKDPETTRSEFESMVDGEYDSGEMVLRVRTDITHKNPALRDFVAFRMVDTPHPRETAEDYRCWPMLDFQSGLDDHLLGVTHIIRGIDLQDSAKRQRFVYDYFDWEYPEVIHWGHVQVDAYDVPLSTSSIAELIEDGDLAGWDDPRAPTVASLERRGIRGEAVVNAMIELGTSTSNVDLAMSSIYSSNRDLVDDESDRAFFVRDSDDHGGLVERQIVGGPDAGEPPLHPDFEDRGRREIPVTSGVVVEGGDLPGHGERVWLKGYGCVRHTRDAFEYTGDDIDAVREEGVDVIHWAPADGPKLRLRTMDGDVSGVAEPGLLGYDADDVVQFERIGFARLDDIADDSETESVAYFAHP; this is translated from the coding sequence ATGGACGACGAGCTTCAAGACCGTATCACGGAGGCGGCGGAGACGAACGCCCTCCTCAACGCGGTCAAACACGATAGCGAGGCACAGGTCGGCGCGATAATGGGGCCGCTCATGGGCGAGAACCCCGAGTTCCGCGAGCACGGCGACGAGATACCCGGTGTTATCGCGCCGGTCGTCGAGCGGGTCAACGGGATGGACGCCGAGGAGCGTCGCGAGCGGCTGGCGGAGTTAGCGCCGGATAAGCTCGAAGAACTGGAGAGCGAAGACGAGGGCGAGGACCACCCGCTGCCGGACCTGCCCAACGCTGACGAGTACGACACCGTCCGGATGCGGGTCGCACCGAACCCCAACGGGCCGTGGCACATCGGCCACGCGCGGATGGCCGCCGTCGTCGGGACGTACAAGGAGCGGTACGACGGGGAGTTCATCTGCCGCTTCGACGACACCGACCCCGAGACCAAGCGGCCGGATCTGGACGCCTATGACGGGATTCTGGACGCCATCGACTACCTCGGCTTCGAACCGGACGACGTGGTGAAAGCCAGCGACCGCGTCGAGACGTACTACGAATACGCTCGCGAACTCATCGAGAAGGGCGGAGCCTACACCTGTTCGTGTCCGCAGGGCGAGTTCTCCGACATGAAAAACAACGGCGAGGCCTGCCCGCACCGCGAGAAAGACCCCGAAACGACGCGCTCGGAGTTCGAGTCGATGGTCGACGGCGAGTACGACAGCGGCGAGATGGTGCTGCGGGTCCGGACCGACATCACGCACAAGAACCCCGCGCTGCGTGACTTCGTCGCCTTCCGGATGGTCGACACGCCCCATCCGCGAGAGACGGCCGAAGACTACCGCTGTTGGCCGATGCTCGACTTCCAGAGCGGCCTCGACGACCACCTGCTGGGCGTCACGCACATCATCCGCGGTATCGACCTGCAGGACTCCGCGAAGCGCCAGCGGTTCGTCTACGACTACTTCGACTGGGAGTACCCCGAAGTCATCCACTGGGGCCACGTGCAGGTCGACGCCTACGACGTGCCCCTCTCTACGTCAAGCATCGCCGAACTCATCGAGGATGGCGACCTCGCGGGCTGGGACGACCCGCGAGCGCCGACCGTCGCCAGCCTCGAACGGCGCGGCATCCGCGGCGAGGCAGTTGTCAACGCGATGATCGAACTCGGAACCTCCACCTCCAACGTCGACCTCGCGATGTCCTCGATATACTCAAGCAATCGTGACCTCGTCGACGACGAGTCGGACCGGGCCTTTTTCGTCCGGGACAGCGACGACCACGGCGGTCTCGTCGAGCGCCAGATCGTCGGCGGACCGGACGCCGGCGAACCGCCACTGCATCCGGACTTCGAGGACCGTGGCCGCCGCGAGATTCCGGTGACCAGCGGCGTTGTCGTTGAGGGCGGCGACCTACCGGGCCACGGCGAACGTGTCTGGCTCAAGGGCTACGGTTGTGTGCGGCACACCCGCGACGCCTTCGAGTACACCGGCGACGACATCGACGCCGTCCGCGAGGAAGGTGTCGACGTGATTCACTGGGCACCGGCTGATGGACCAAAGCTCCGCCTCCGGACGATGGACGGGGACGTGTCAGGTGTGGCTGAGCCCGGACTGCTCGGCTACGACGCCGACGACGTGGTCCAGTTCGAACGCATCGGCTTCGCCCGTCTCGACGACATCGCGGACGACTCTGAGACGGAGTCCGTTGCGTACTTCGCCCATCCTTGA
- a CDS encoding ArsA family ATPase, with protein MTRFLLYGGKGGVGKTTVAAATGHRLATAGHETLVVSTDPAHSLADAVETDVGGEPTEIQPGLWGVEVDPQTGIDRYRSLFEALAAEFSDAGIRMDEDEIADLFTNGVMPGSDELAAIEGMATYIESDRWDRVVFDTAPTGHTLRLLDLPSVMDRGVATAMDLRDQVRRKVNTARTMMFGPMASRRDDGPDDFTAMRERMERVGTVLRDPEQTAFRVVTIPETMAVRETERLVEKLREFEVPATTLVVNKVIDDPGDCKRCQGKQAVQEDAIAQLRESLPELDLWTIPDQFGEVTGLESLDRVGASLGDME; from the coding sequence GTGACCCGGTTCCTCCTCTACGGCGGCAAGGGCGGTGTCGGCAAGACGACTGTCGCGGCGGCGACCGGCCACCGCCTCGCAACAGCGGGCCACGAAACGCTGGTCGTCTCCACCGATCCCGCACATTCGCTGGCCGACGCCGTCGAGACCGATGTCGGCGGCGAGCCGACGGAAATCCAGCCGGGTCTGTGGGGCGTCGAGGTCGACCCACAGACCGGAATCGACCGCTACCGGTCGCTGTTCGAGGCGCTGGCGGCGGAGTTTTCCGACGCTGGTATCCGGATGGACGAGGACGAAATCGCCGACCTGTTCACGAACGGTGTAATGCCCGGTAGCGATGAGCTGGCGGCTATCGAGGGCATGGCGACGTACATCGAGAGCGACCGCTGGGACCGCGTGGTGTTCGACACCGCCCCGACTGGCCACACGCTCCGCTTGCTCGACCTCCCGTCGGTGATGGACCGCGGGGTTGCAACGGCGATGGACCTCCGCGATCAGGTCCGCCGGAAGGTCAACACCGCCCGGACCATGATGTTCGGCCCGATGGCGAGCCGGCGCGACGACGGCCCGGACGACTTCACAGCGATGCGCGAGCGCATGGAGCGGGTCGGGACAGTCCTACGAGATCCCGAACAGACGGCGTTCCGGGTCGTCACCATCCCCGAGACGATGGCCGTCCGCGAGACGGAGCGGCTGGTCGAGAAGCTCCGTGAGTTCGAGGTTCCGGCGACGACGCTGGTCGTGAACAAGGTCATCGACGACCCGGGCGACTGCAAACGCTGTCAGGGGAAGCAGGCGGTACAGGAGGACGCTATCGCACAGCTCCGGGAATCGCTGCCCGAACTGGACCTGTGGACGATTCCCGACCAGTTCGGCGAGGTGACTGGGTTGGAGTCGCTGGACCGGGTTGGGGCGTCTCTTGGGGATATGGAGTGA
- the idsA3 gene encoding geranylfarnesyl diphosphate synthase, whose translation MSERHQQVEDAIVARRDRVNDALPEDLPVQKPDHLYEASRYLLDAGGKRLRPTVLLLVAESLLDVDPLTADYRDFPTLAGGQADMMSAALAIEVIQTFTLIHDDIMDDDALRRGVPAVHKEYDLSTAILAGDTLYSKAFEFLLDTGAAPERSVEANKRLATTCTRICEGQSLDIEFEQRDVVTPEEYLEMVELKTAVLYGAAASIPATLLGADEETVDALYNYGLDVGRAFQIQDDLLDLTTPSEKLGKQRGSDLVENKQTLVTLHARQQGVDVGALIDTDSVDAVSEAEIDEAVERLREVGSIEYARQTGQDLIASGKQNLEVLPDNEARYLLEGIANYLVERDY comes from the coding sequence ATGTCCGAACGCCATCAGCAGGTCGAAGACGCGATTGTCGCCCGACGAGACCGGGTCAACGACGCCCTTCCCGAGGACCTTCCGGTGCAGAAACCGGACCACCTCTACGAGGCGTCGCGCTACCTGCTGGACGCGGGCGGGAAACGGCTCCGCCCGACGGTCCTGCTGCTGGTCGCGGAGTCGCTGCTCGATGTCGACCCGCTGACGGCAGACTACCGTGACTTCCCGACGCTTGCGGGCGGGCAGGCCGATATGATGTCGGCTGCCCTCGCCATCGAGGTCATCCAGACGTTCACGCTCATCCACGACGATATCATGGACGACGACGCGCTCCGGCGCGGGGTGCCCGCCGTCCACAAGGAGTACGACCTCTCGACGGCAATTCTCGCCGGCGACACGCTGTACTCCAAAGCATTCGAGTTCCTGCTCGATACGGGTGCGGCCCCCGAACGAAGCGTCGAGGCGAACAAGCGACTCGCGACGACGTGTACCCGCATCTGTGAGGGCCAGTCCCTCGACATCGAGTTCGAGCAACGCGATGTCGTCACGCCCGAGGAGTATCTGGAGATGGTCGAACTCAAGACGGCCGTGCTGTATGGCGCGGCTGCCTCGATTCCGGCCACACTGCTCGGGGCCGACGAGGAGACTGTCGACGCCCTGTACAACTACGGGCTCGACGTGGGTCGCGCGTTCCAGATTCAGGACGACCTGCTTGACCTGACGACGCCCTCCGAGAAACTGGGCAAACAGCGCGGTTCGGACCTCGTCGAGAACAAGCAGACGCTGGTGACGCTGCACGCTCGCCAGCAGGGTGTCGACGTGGGCGCGCTCATCGACACGGACTCCGTTGACGCCGTCTCGGAGGCCGAAATCGACGAGGCGGTCGAGCGCCTGCGAGAGGTGGGGTCCATCGAGTACGCCCGCCAGACCGGGCAGGATCTCATCGCCAGCGGCAAGCAGAACCTCGAAGTCCTCCCGGACAACGAGGCCCGCTACCTGCTTGAAGGTATCGCGAACTACCTCGTCGAGCGCGACTACTGA
- a CDS encoding ribonuclease J, with the protein MEVEIATIGGYEAVGRQMTAVRAGDDVVIFDMGLNLSKVLIHDNVETERMHSLDLIDMGAIPDDRVMSDLEGDVKAIVPTHGHLDHIGAISKLAHRYDAPIVASPFTIELVKQQIKSEEKFGVQNDLVKMSAGETMSIGERNELEFVNVTHSIIDAINPVLHTPEGAVVYGLDKRMDHTPVIGDPIDMKRFREIGREGEGVLCYIEDCTNAGKKGRTPSENVARTHLKDVMTSIEDYDGGIVATTFSSHIARVKSLVEFADDIGRQPVLLGRSMEKYSGTAERLDFVDFPEDLGMYGHRKSVDRTFKRIMNEGKENFFPIVTGHQGEPRAMLTRMGRGETPYELDDGDKVLFSARVIPEPTNEGQRYQSEKLLGMQGARIYDDIHVSGHLRSEGHYEMLDALQPKNVIPAHQSLEGFAPYVDLAEDMGYKAGRDLHITRNGNMIKLTE; encoded by the coding sequence ATGGAAGTCGAAATTGCGACAATTGGCGGTTACGAGGCTGTAGGCCGACAGATGACGGCCGTCCGTGCAGGGGACGACGTCGTCATCTTCGACATGGGCCTGAACCTCTCGAAGGTACTGATTCACGACAACGTCGAGACGGAACGGATGCACTCGCTGGACCTCATCGACATGGGTGCCATTCCGGACGACCGGGTCATGTCCGATTTGGAGGGCGACGTGAAGGCCATCGTGCCGACACACGGTCACCTCGACCACATCGGTGCGATATCCAAGCTCGCCCACCGCTACGACGCACCTATCGTCGCGTCGCCGTTCACCATCGAACTCGTCAAACAGCAGATCAAGAGCGAGGAGAAGTTCGGCGTCCAGAACGACCTCGTCAAGATGAGCGCCGGCGAGACGATGTCCATCGGCGAGCGCAACGAACTAGAGTTCGTCAACGTCACACACTCCATCATCGACGCCATCAACCCCGTGCTCCACACGCCGGAAGGCGCAGTCGTCTACGGGCTTGACAAGCGGATGGACCACACGCCGGTCATCGGCGACCCCATCGACATGAAGCGGTTCCGCGAGATCGGTCGCGAGGGCGAGGGCGTCCTCTGTTACATCGAGGACTGTACGAACGCCGGAAAGAAGGGCCGCACACCGTCCGAGAACGTCGCTCGAACTCACCTCAAGGACGTCATGACGAGCATCGAGGACTACGACGGCGGTATCGTCGCGACGACGTTCTCCTCACACATCGCGCGTGTCAAGAGCCTCGTCGAGTTCGCCGACGACATCGGCCGCCAGCCGGTGCTGCTGGGCCGCTCGATGGAGAAATACTCCGGTACCGCTGAGCGACTGGACTTCGTCGACTTCCCGGAAGATCTGGGGATGTACGGCCACCGCAAGTCCGTCGACCGGACGTTCAAGCGGATCATGAACGAGGGCAAGGAGAACTTCTTCCCCATCGTCACCGGCCACCAAGGCGAGCCGCGCGCGATGCTCACCCGCATGGGTCGCGGCGAGACGCCCTACGAGCTAGACGACGGCGACAAGGTGCTGTTCTCGGCCCGGGTCATTCCGGAACCGACCAACGAGGGCCAACGCTACCAGTCCGAGAAGCTCCTAGGTATGCAGGGTGCACGCATCTACGACGACATCCACGTGTCGGGCCACCTCCGCAGTGAGGGCCACTACGAGATGCTCGACGCGCTCCAGCCGAAGAACGTCATCCCGGCCCACCAGAGCCTCGAAGGGTTCGCGCCGTACGTCGACCTCGCGGAAGACATGGGCTACAAAGCCGGACGGGACCTCCACATCACCCGCAACGGCAACATGATCAAGCTCACCGAGTAA
- a CDS encoding isopentenyl phosphate kinase, with amino-acid sequence MTVVLKLGGSVITEKDEPETVDQAALSAAVSAIVESAVGEDIVIVHGGGSYGHHYAAEYGVSTTEGTHDVDGVQAIHGAMCRLNTAVVDALTEQGVPAVPIHPFSAATRDADGDLSLPTAQITTLLEEGFVPVLHGDLVAHAGAGATVLSGDELIVELAPAVDAERVGVCSTVPGVLDSDGTIIDRIETFEAVAPALGGSDATDVSGGMAGKVRALLALSAPALVFGPDALPAFLAGDSPGTTIAGDDAD; translated from the coding sequence ATGACAGTCGTCCTCAAACTCGGCGGGAGCGTCATCACGGAGAAAGACGAACCCGAGACGGTCGATCAGGCGGCTCTGTCGGCTGCGGTGTCGGCTATCGTCGAATCGGCAGTCGGCGAGGATATCGTCATCGTTCATGGCGGCGGGAGCTACGGCCATCACTACGCCGCCGAATACGGCGTCAGTACGACCGAAGGGACCCACGACGTGGACGGCGTGCAGGCCATCCACGGCGCGATGTGTCGGCTCAACACCGCTGTCGTGGATGCGCTTACAGAGCAAGGGGTCCCGGCCGTCCCAATCCATCCGTTCTCGGCAGCCACGCGCGACGCCGATGGCGACCTCTCGCTACCGACAGCGCAGATCACGACACTGCTGGAGGAAGGGTTCGTTCCGGTCCTCCACGGCGACCTCGTCGCACACGCTGGCGCGGGCGCGACGGTCCTGAGCGGCGATGAACTGATCGTTGAACTCGCACCCGCTGTCGACGCCGAGCGGGTCGGTGTCTGCTCGACTGTTCCCGGCGTTCTCGATTCGGACGGAACTATCATCGACCGGATCGAGACATTCGAGGCCGTCGCACCAGCGCTGGGTGGCAGCGACGCGACGGATGTGTCAGGCGGGATGGCCGGCAAGGTCCGTGCGCTGCTTGCACTTTCGGCCCCTGCCCTCGTGTTCGGCCCCGACGCGCTCCCCGCGTTTCTCGCCGGTGACAGCCCGGGAACGACTATCGCTGGTGATGACGCCGACTGA
- the mvk gene encoding mevalonate kinase, with protein sequence MVTSSAPGKVYLFGEHAVVYGEPAVPCAIERRVHVTATEIDQGLRIHTNDLQLDGFTVEYSGDGESHPDVDVAESLVEAGMGYVNEAVAQARDAADAPEAGFEISVEGDIPLGAGLGSSAALVVAAIDAATRELGVELPASDIADRAYQVEHAVQDGQASRADTFCSAMGGAVRVEGDDCRRLDGIDTLPFVIGYDGGAGDTGALVAGVRDLREEYDFAADTVAAIGDIVREGETVLETGDYERLGDLMDFNHGLLSALGVSSRSLDSMVWAARDADAHGAKLTGAGGGGCIVALDETDDALTALKYTPGCENVFRAELDTDGVRQE encoded by the coding sequence ATGGTCACGTCGAGCGCTCCCGGGAAGGTGTACCTGTTCGGGGAGCACGCGGTCGTCTACGGCGAGCCGGCGGTGCCCTGCGCCATCGAGCGGCGAGTGCATGTGACAGCAACTGAGATCGATCAGGGATTGCGCATCCATACGAACGACTTGCAACTGGATGGCTTTACCGTCGAGTACTCCGGTGACGGAGAGAGCCATCCGGACGTGGATGTCGCCGAATCGCTTGTCGAGGCTGGGATGGGGTACGTCAACGAAGCGGTGGCACAGGCCCGTGACGCTGCCGACGCGCCGGAGGCGGGCTTCGAGATATCTGTCGAGGGCGACATCCCGCTCGGGGCGGGACTGGGCTCGTCAGCCGCGCTCGTCGTCGCGGCGATAGACGCGGCAACAAGGGAACTCGGCGTCGAACTGCCGGCGAGTGATATCGCCGACCGCGCCTATCAGGTCGAGCACGCGGTACAGGACGGACAGGCCTCACGGGCGGACACGTTCTGCTCGGCGATGGGCGGGGCGGTCCGCGTGGAGGGCGACGACTGCAGACGGCTGGACGGCATCGACACTCTCCCCTTCGTCATCGGCTACGACGGTGGGGCCGGCGACACCGGGGCGCTGGTCGCCGGCGTCCGGGACCTCCGGGAGGAGTACGACTTCGCCGCCGACACCGTCGCGGCAATCGGCGATATCGTCCGTGAGGGCGAGACGGTGCTTGAAACAGGCGACTACGAGCGCTTGGGGGACCTGATGGATTTCAACCACGGACTGCTCTCGGCGCTGGGCGTCTCCTCGCGGTCGCTGGACTCGATGGTATGGGCGGCCCGCGACGCCGACGCACACGGCGCGAAGCTCACTGGGGCCGGTGGCGGTGGTTGTATCGTCGCGCTGGACGAGACGGACGACGCGCTCACGGCGCTCAAGTACACGCCGGGCTGTGAGAACGTCTTCCGGGCCGAACTGGACACTGACGGGGTCCGGCAGGAATGA
- a CDS encoding PAS domain S-box protein produces MMSETAANGDDRVRVLYVGIDSDDTEALSTALERENDRITVETACTVDGAVARLADDTVDCLVSDYTLSDGNGIELLETVRDGHPDLPFIIYTAQGSEGVASEAISAGVTDYLKKEPGTEQHAGLANRITDAVNHYRSQQAVSERTQALQSYKRMVNAMQETACIYDAAGRFKTVNEALAEWYDATCAELEGQTSRLVPHIRAEGETDRYQELLDGTREKLSGEIEAEFPGHGHAVIAYQLTPLLVDGVIDGIVGVARDVTDRKERERELLRNKRAIDEAPVGVTITDPTQPDNPLIYANEHYRDLTGYSHSELLGKNCRVLQGENTDPEPVATMRGAIDAEERVTVELRNYRKDGTEFWNRVRIAPVRDDDGTVVNYVGFQQDITARKRREKRLEETSSRLEALFENSPDMIDVLDSNGTICEVNQRFCAELGYDESEVLGRSIWEFDRKFDAEDVQTQLSGFSVNERRKFEGLYERRDGSTMPVEVHLLRLSLDGEDRFLAISRDITERKEREQELEQQNEQLEQFASVVSHDLRNPLTVARGRLKLLREESDSEHLDAIDSAHQRMDTLIDDLLTLARDGSSPASPVAVDLEPFVQTCWQNVDTKAAALRTDIARPIRADESRLRQLFENLIRNAVEHGGDDVTVTVGELADGFYVADDGPGIPVADRRDVFDAGYSTAVDGTGFGLSIVKQVADAHGWTVRVVSGTDGGARFEFTDVDTVSG; encoded by the coding sequence ATGATGTCTGAGACCGCTGCCAACGGGGACGACAGGGTCCGGGTCCTCTATGTCGGCATCGACTCGGATGACACCGAGGCGCTGTCGACGGCGCTTGAACGCGAGAACGACCGCATCACAGTCGAAACGGCGTGTACCGTCGACGGAGCTGTGGCAAGGCTGGCTGACGATACCGTAGACTGCCTCGTCTCCGACTACACCCTGTCTGACGGGAACGGTATCGAGCTTCTGGAGACGGTTCGCGACGGGCACCCGGACCTCCCGTTTATTATCTACACCGCGCAGGGGAGCGAGGGAGTCGCCAGTGAGGCGATTTCGGCTGGTGTCACGGACTACCTCAAGAAAGAGCCGGGTACCGAACAGCATGCCGGTCTGGCGAACCGAATAACGGACGCCGTCAACCACTACCGCTCACAGCAGGCTGTCAGCGAGCGGACCCAAGCGCTCCAGAGCTACAAGCGGATGGTCAACGCCATGCAGGAGACGGCCTGTATATACGATGCTGCGGGACGGTTCAAAACCGTCAACGAGGCGTTGGCGGAGTGGTACGACGCGACATGTGCCGAACTCGAAGGCCAGACTAGCCGGCTCGTTCCACATATCCGAGCCGAAGGTGAGACAGACCGCTATCAGGAACTACTCGATGGAACGCGGGAGAAACTTAGCGGTGAAATCGAAGCGGAATTCCCCGGCCACGGACATGCGGTGATCGCGTACCAACTAACACCGCTACTCGTCGATGGAGTCATCGACGGAATCGTCGGCGTCGCCCGTGATGTTACCGACCGGAAAGAGCGTGAACGGGAACTGCTCCGGAACAAACGCGCGATAGACGAGGCCCCAGTCGGCGTCACCATCACTGACCCTACCCAGCCGGACAATCCACTGATATACGCCAACGAGCACTACCGCGACCTGACTGGCTACTCACACTCGGAACTGCTCGGGAAGAACTGCCGGGTTCTTCAGGGCGAAAACACCGACCCGGAGCCTGTTGCCACGATGCGGGGCGCGATCGATGCAGAGGAACGCGTGACGGTCGAACTTCGGAACTACCGGAAGGACGGGACAGAATTCTGGAACCGGGTGCGGATCGCGCCGGTTCGCGACGATGACGGGACAGTCGTCAACTATGTGGGGTTCCAGCAGGATATCACGGCGCGGAAACGCCGCGAGAAGCGGTTAGAGGAAACATCGTCACGGCTCGAAGCTCTCTTCGAGAACTCACCGGATATGATCGATGTCCTTGATTCCAATGGGACGATTTGCGAGGTGAACCAGCGGTTCTGTGCGGAGTTGGGGTACGACGAGAGCGAGGTGCTCGGGCGGTCGATCTGGGAGTTCGACCGGAAGTTCGACGCCGAGGACGTACAGACACAGCTTTCCGGGTTCAGTGTCAACGAACGGCGCAAGTTCGAAGGCCTGTACGAACGCCGCGATGGGTCGACGATGCCGGTCGAAGTACATCTGCTTCGGCTCAGTCTCGACGGCGAGGACCGGTTCTTGGCGATCAGCCGTGATATTACGGAGCGCAAGGAGCGCGAGCAGGAACTCGAACAGCAAAACGAACAGCTCGAGCAGTTCGCCAGTGTTGTCAGCCACGACCTTCGGAACCCGCTGACCGTCGCGCGCGGACGCCTCAAGCTCCTGCGTGAGGAGTCTGATAGCGAACATCTCGATGCTATCGACAGCGCACACCAGCGAATGGATACGCTCATCGACGACCTACTCACGCTCGCACGCGACGGGTCGTCACCCGCTTCGCCCGTCGCGGTTGACCTCGAACCGTTCGTCCAGACATGCTGGCAAAACGTCGATACAAAAGCCGCGGCGCTCCGCACTGACATCGCCCGCCCGATCCGCGCCGACGAGAGCCGTCTCCGCCAACTGTTCGAGAATCTCATCCGCAATGCAGTCGAACACGGCGGTGACGACGTAACCGTGACCGTCGGCGAACTGGCTGACGGCTTCTACGTTGCGGACGACGGCCCCGGCATCCCTGTGGCCGACCGCAGAGACGTGTTCGACGCCGGCTACTCGACAGCGGTCGACGGGACTGGGTTCGGCCTGAGTATCGTGAAACAGGTCGCTGACGCCCACGGTTGGACAGTCCGCGTCGTCAGCGGAACCGACGGCGGCGCTCGCTTCGAGTTCACCGACGTTGACACTGTGTCCGGGTAG